A segment of the Cohnella algarum genome:
CCCGGATTCGAGCGAGGATATCTTCGGGATCGGTACGTATTCTTGCATTTTGGATTACCTGTCGAAAATAACCGGGAAAGAGGATATGGATATTCGCGTTTTTCATACCTTTTACGAGCACAAGAAAAGCATGGTCATCCGACTCGGCCGCCTGAAGGACGTCTTTGGAGCGGCGATCGAAGCCGAAACGATCGAAGCTTTCCGATCCATCGAAAAGCAAGCCCTCATCGTCCGAAATCTTGGCTTGAAATATGAGTTCAACGGAGACAAAAAAGCGATTGACCGCATGGCAGGAATCGTGAGGCAAATTCGATCGGAAGAGGAACGGATTTGGAGCTTGGCGGTCGAACAGATCAAACGACTCCTATAACGTATGTTTCGCTTTTTACAAAAATAGGCTCCCCATACCGCAACAGGTTTCACCTGTCTGGCGTCAGGGGAGCGTATCGCCTGCGTTTAGGACAATCCTTCAATTGATACCGAAGCCGGACTGGTATTCACGACGAAGGGGCTTTCGTCAAGCGAATCTCCGCCGCTTTCACATGGGCGGGCAACTGTTCGTAAGTCCCCAGCTCCTTGATGATCGGATAAATTTCCCTCAAGGCGTCGTGGCTCAATTTCCCGATCGTCGAATATTTGATCATATCCTTCGCGGTGATTCCGGAGAAAATCCGCGCGTAGTGGTTGGTCGGCAGCACCGCCGTTATGCCGATTCCGTAATTCGCCGCGGAGAAAGGCGTGTTGTCGCCGATCAGAATTTCTCCCGCATTGCGGATTCGGCCGACAAGCTCCCGTTCCGCATCCTTGTCGCAGACGATCATCAAATGTTCCGGCGCGAACCAGTCCACGAATTCGCATGCCTGCCGCATATCCGGCGCGACCACGATCGCTCCCTTGCCTTCGGGGCCGAAGACGCGGCGCAGAAATTCCTTGCGCTTCTCTTCGAACTCGTCGATGCATGACCCAAGCAGCGCTTCGACCTTCTGCGCAAGGGACGAAGAGTTCGTCACGAGAATGGACGACGAATCGGGGCCGTGCTCCCCTTCGTTGATCAGATCGTAAGCGACCTTCAGCGGATCGGCGGTTTCGTCGGCCAGGATCATGCATTCCGTCGGGCCGATGCCGAGCACGCTTTTTTTGCCGTAGGTCATGGCCACGCTCATCGCGGCCGCGATCCCGCCGGGTCCGGGACCGAAGATGCCGTCGACCTCCGGTATGGATTCGGTTCCTTGAGCGAATCCCGCGATGATCGACACGCCGTTCCCGATGACGAACGAGTCCGCCCCGGCCAGCTTCGCGGCCGCCACCGTGCCGGGATCGCCGTTGCCGTCCTTAAGCGGCGGCATGCCGACGACAATGTTCGGGACCCCCGCCGCTTTGGCGGCGACGACCAGCATGATCGCGGTGGAGACCAGCGGACCTTTTCGGGCGGGAATCCAGATTCCGACCGATTGCAGCGGCCGGACGTTCTCGCCGATCACCGTGCCGGGCCGAATTTCCTTCTCCCAGGATTCGGGCAGAAGGGCCAAGTTCGCCTCCCGAACGTTGCGAATGGCGTGGTCGATCGCGGAACGGAGCGACGGCGAAAGCGATTCGACGCTCTGCCGGACGAATGCCTCCGAAAGAACGATCCGGTCGATCGCCACTTCGTCGAACTTCCGGGTCATCTCGAACACCGCGCGGTCGCCGTTCGCTCCGACATCGTCGAAAATGGCTTTGATTCCGTTCAGATCGTCTCTGTTGAACAGGGTTTTATGTTTTTTGAATCGTTCGGCCAACGCTTCTTGCTCGGCAGGAATGCCGTAGATCAGACTTTCTTTTGGCATGGATCGACTTCTCCAATCGCGGCGATTTGAATTCCTGTATAACTTTTACATAAGTTAATTATATTGCCGATTCTTCCGCCAGTAAAGCGCCCGGAGGCGATCCGCGGCGTTTTTTGCACCATCTAGCTTCGGTTCGTCAGTTTCTCCAGGTCCTCGCGAAAGCGAACGTCTTCCGCGTCCGATTCGACGACGTCCTCGGGATCGTAGCGGGGAAAGAGGATCGACAGAATGGCCGCGCTCTCCTTCTTGAAATTGATAAAACCGTGCGGAACGCCGCGCGGGACTTTAAAGACGTCGCCCTTCTCGAAATCGTGCCTGACGCCGTCGATATAATAGGAAATTTCGCCTTTGATCAATACGTAAACCTCGTCCGTTTTGTGGTGAATGACGGGTTTATAGCGGGCCAACGGTTCGATCTCGACCAGATCGATCACGCCGCCCTCGAAGCGAAACACCGTTTCATAGGCAAGCAAATCGGGGATGACCGTCTTCATTGCGTTCAACCCTTTCACTGGATTAGCGCTTTGGCAACCCGTTATGTTTTCGCGGCCGGCGCGAACAGGCCGAGCACATGCTTGGCGACGGTTTCCGCTCCGTCGTTTCCGAGCGCATGCATGAAAGACTGCCGCTTGGACAGAACGGCGTCCTCCCGGCTTGTGCCCACCAATCGTTCAAAACCGTTCCGTACGGATTGCCGAAAGGATTTCCCCCGCAAGGCTTCTTCGAGCATGCGGAGAAGCCGCCCCGTTCCCTCGATTTCCCCGTGGCGCGCCGTTTCGCGGCAGATTTCCTCGAATCCCTCCGTTACAGCCAGACGGTCCGCCAGCCCGGCATCGATAACGGCTCTCGTCTGCAGCACCTGGCTGTAGTTGGTCGGCGGCAGCAATAACGTCGGGATTCCGAGACCGAACGTTTCATAGATCGAAGTCAAGCCGGGGACGATGGCAATATAGTCGCTATTCTTCAACTGTTCCATGAAGGCGGAATGCGGGAAGCGGGCCGCCGTTAACGACGTTTGGCCGGCCTTGCGCGCAGGGATGATCGTTTGCAGCTTTTCCGGGCCGCAGATCAACACCTCGTCCAGCCCCGCGCCGCGGGCGGCCTCCCAGCCGATTTCGGCAATCTGGCGGGCGTATTCGACCAGCGCTTCCTCTCTCGTGTCCGGATTGAACAATCCGCCGGTGCTGATGAGCAGCCTTCTTCTCCGGTCGGCGCCGGGTCGCGGTCTCTCCAGAAGATGCCGATCGAGCAGCGGGGCGATTCGAATCGGATTGCGGATCGAGGGGTCGACCGGGAAATCGGTCAAATAAGCCTGCATCAAAAATTTGTCCGCGCCGGCGAGCAAATCCTGCGGCCGCTT
Coding sequences within it:
- the hisD gene encoding histidinol dehydrogenase; translation: MPKESLIYGIPAEQEALAERFKKHKTLFNRDDLNGIKAIFDDVGANGDRAVFEMTRKFDEVAIDRIVLSEAFVRQSVESLSPSLRSAIDHAIRNVREANLALLPESWEKEIRPGTVIGENVRPLQSVGIWIPARKGPLVSTAIMLVVAAKAAGVPNIVVGMPPLKDGNGDPGTVAAAKLAGADSFVIGNGVSIIAGFAQGTESIPEVDGIFGPGPGGIAAAMSVAMTYGKKSVLGIGPTECMILADETADPLKVAYDLINEGEHGPDSSSILVTNSSSLAQKVEALLGSCIDEFEEKRKEFLRRVFGPEGKGAIVVAPDMRQACEFVDWFAPEHLMIVCDKDAERELVGRIRNAGEILIGDNTPFSAANYGIGITAVLPTNHYARIFSGITAKDMIKYSTIGKLSHDALREIYPIIKELGTYEQLPAHVKAAEIRLTKAPSS
- a CDS encoding cupin domain-containing protein, which encodes MKTVIPDLLAYETVFRFEGGVIDLVEIEPLARYKPVIHHKTDEVYVLIKGEISYYIDGVRHDFEKGDVFKVPRGVPHGFINFKKESAAILSILFPRYDPEDVVESDAEDVRFREDLEKLTNRS